The DNA window TAATGCATAGTCAAGATTGTTTCTTTCTTGTGCAATGTAAAGTACTAACCCTTGAATAAATTTTCTTCGCGGATCCGCATTAGAAAGAGTTATGTCCGTTTTGCCCTGAATATAAGACAATAAATCACTCTCGATGAGCTGAGGGTCCTTCTCAAGGAAGCTAACATCAGGCAAATTAAATCGATTCATCTATACTCACCCTCACTATTGGCTTGAGCTGTCCATTAAGAAGGTCACCTTCAAACCTTACTTGCTCAACAATAGCCCTTGGTTCATTTTCCTTAATTGCCCGGATGACCCTGGCTGCGCTTCTTGCCTTGGCCGCGGGAATTGGTGAATCCAAGTCGGGAATCCATCCGAAAGCCCTATCCATTGGACAACTAGACACCGTTGTTGAAAGGATGAACGCTACATTCTGCAATACTTCCTGTGCTCCAGTTGCCCCAAAATCGATTTCTTCTAAAGGCCTTATCTCATATTGCACGACGTCATTCCTCCTTCTTTATCATGTGACCATCTTTTTTGCATAATATTCTTTTAGCCCTAGGTTAACCTCAGCCGACAGCACATTACCCTGATCATCAATAGTTTTATAAGACTCACTTAACTGTTGAATCGACCATTGATTCTCTGAGACCGGCCTTTCTCCGATGATTAAGGGAGCGACTTTACCCGTGTCCCTCATTTTCCGAAGTCGCTCGAGCTCCTTTAAAGGATTAACTCCAAGCTCAGCTTTTAATAGGATTGTAAAGCTAAGCTCCTCAAGAGATGAGCCAATAAACTCTGATATCGGTTTATAGTTTAGAATCTCATGATCGCTCCATCTGGCCGATCCTTTTCTCTCGAAATTAGCAAAAGTTAAGGTTTTTTTCTCTGAGACTTCAAAGACTATATCTCCAAAACTACCAACCTTGGCCATGATTAACCACCTCCATTAGGCGGACTCGTCGTCCCTCCTGTCTCGGCATGCGTATGGCTTTTAAGCGAAACACCACTCGCCAAGACATCACCAGAAACAGTAACATTTCCAACTATATTGATGGGCCCGGCACATTCGATAGACAGCGTATGGTCTGATGAGTCATATTCCAGAATTGTTCCATCCTCAAACTCAATGTGCCTTTTGCTTTCGCTGATTACAGGCGGCGGATCTCCTTCCGAATATACCGCTCCCAGAACATAGCCCTTGTTTTGCGCCGTAAAGCTGCAAAATACTGCTTCACCAACTTTAGGCATCCAGTAATCTTTATTCTTTAAGGTTCCTCTTACAACAACCTGTAATTCTTCGGAAATAAGACTGTCCTGGTCATAAAATCTGACCCTGACTCTGCATTTGGCGGGGTTAATCGACACAACCTCTCCTACTCTCTCATTCATCAATACCCCTCCAAACATCTCCGCAGCTGAAGTGTCACCTTGCTTTGAGAATGGACTGCTTGCGTGATGATGTATTTTCCGTCGAATTTCCCGAACTTCTCTAAAGCAATCGTCATCCCCGCATCTAAGTGCTTTTCGGAAACGACTGTCATGGATACCGTTGTCGCGGTTTTATTCGCCTCGCGAAGTTTCTTCTTGGCTAATTTTTGCCCCTCGGCGACCGACTTTATTTCATTTTTAATCACAAGCACTCTACCCACCTTCGGAGGATTCGGCGGTGCAAAGGATGCTGTGATCGTATTCTTCGTGCTTGAGTCATGATATTGAACACGCGCCGACCGATAGGTACCGCTAAGCGTTGTCTTCGCCTGCCAGCTTATAACCTGGATCTCGTCGCCCTCCACACTTACCCGCTTAATGGTCGCCACGGGGGGCTTTGCCTCATAGTCGGCCTCATCCAGGATGACAATTGACCCACTGGATAACTTAAGACAAAGTCCCTCGTCGTTGCAGAGCTTATACAGATAAGCCAAGTCCGTTTCGCTTTCTTGCTCGTAGCGTTCTTTTTTAGGATCGTCGCCGGCTTCGAAATATAGCTTTAACCCATTCTGCCCGGCGATATCACCGGCAACGACTTTCAGAGTCGTGTTTTCCCAAGCTCTGAACTTTTCCTGGCCACGCAGACTTGACGACTCGGGGACAGATAAAGCTTTTATGGTAATATCTGAGGGCGGTCCCGCAGCCTCAATCTCATCGACTTCAAATTTACCAATCTTTGTTTTTTGCAGTTGGTCTTTCCATTCACGCTTGTAGACGACCGCCTCGATAAGATCTCCCTTAGCCGGAAACCATTCACCAAGCCATTTATGATCTACATCCTCCAGGGTAATTTGCAAATCGTCGATTTGCCCGCTTAGGTTATCGGTGAAGGTCCAATCTTTAATATGTCCTTCGAGCTCTGCGGTGATATTGCTCTTATTATAGGTTAAATCCAAGAAGGTCCATCTGCTATTCATAACTCATCATCCTCACCGAGCCAGGGTGGTCTTTCAGTATGCTTTGAGGTATCAACCTCCGGAATAGTCAACTCAATTCCCCCAGGAAATATTGTGATTTTTCGATGCTGCCGATTAGCCTCCAGCAACAAGGGGAGCCTGTATTCGCTCCCCAGCGTTTTATAAGCAATTGCGTCCCAGGTATCACCCTGTATCGTCACATACAGCTTAGCCAAAGAAACTCACCCTCTTATTTCCGCCCATATTTGGCATTTGAACATTATTGATGCGCATGGCCAGATTATATAAGGCCTGCTCCACCTGTTTACCAGCCGTTTGGATTGAGCTAAGTGACTCCAGCCATCCTTCTGCCTGCTCAGCCTGATTTGCTAAGGCCTCCAGATTAGTCTTCAGCTTATCTGTTCCGGATTTGAGCGTGTTTAATGAATCATCTGCCTGGGCTGCTGTCTCCTTGGTGTTGCCTGGCGGTTGGGCAGATTGTCGTGCGGTATCGACTGCTTTACCGCCCAGCCATTTACCACCGGCATAACCCACGATTCCCCCAAGGACACCACCTATGGCCGTACCAATTCCGGGGGCTATCGCAGTTCCGATTGCCGCCCCCACTTTAGCCCCGCCCGCTCCCGCGGCTAAACCTCCTGCCCCAGATGCGGCCGCCCTCGCCTTATCATCGGACCGAATGACATCGATGACCGTTGTGACAGCCGCTATGGGTACGGCCGCCTTGCCAAGCACCTTTCCAACGCCCCCTAATTTACTTGTCAATGAAGCAACTTTACCTGCTGTTTGTGCAGCCCTAGGCGCAGCTGTAGCGGCCGCCTTGCCCCCTGACTGCACTGCCTTGGCAGCCGGTGCAACGGTAGCAGCAGCTTTGCTTCCTAATTGGACCGGCCCTTTTGCCCCTATCATACCGCCGGCCATTTTACCAACGGCTAACCCACCTTTGACTAGGGCTCCCCCGCCAAGGGTCCAAGCTGCGGCCCCCAGCCCTAACCCAGACGCTAAATTTCCCTGAGCTAAGTTGCTAACTGACGATTTGACTAATCCCGTGAAAGCATTAAACCATGCCTTAGCCGCTATTTCTCCGAGTTTCGTAAAGATTTTATTCATACTCTCGCCGCCAGGGCCATCGAGCCACGCCGAAATCTTCACCGCGGCCTCATCCAGCATGTAGACAAACTTATCTCCAAAATCCATGCCTTCAAACTTCATGTATTTAGACAGATCTTTTCGGTATTGCGCATACGCATCCGGGTCATGCCTTATTTCCGGAGTTAACTCAGGTCTTTTCGTGGCGAACGGCTCAAAAATGTCCCTTAATCCATCGGCAAGCTGTCCCCCGGCTTGTTCGATGCCGCCTAAATTCGTATCGAGGATTGAGCCAACGCCTTCAAACAGTTCTTTGAAAACAGGAAGGACAGGGGTCATAAATTTAATCTGCGCCGTTTCAATCGAACCGCTTAATTCTTCCAAAGCCCCCGCATAGTTGTCTTTCATAGCATCTGCAGCCTCTTTGGCTGCCCCTGTGGATCCCTCCAAGGATTTGGTCAGCTCATCAATTTTATCCGAGCCGGCTGCAAAAAGGTTAATCATCCCTGTTGCTGCCTCTGTACCAAAAACAGTGGAAGCGTACTGCACTTTTTGAGTATCGCTCAGATTCTTTGTTGCCTTATTCCAATCCTTTGACAGCTGGGTCAGGCTTTTAAACTTACCTTGGGAATCCGTAACTTCGAAATTTAAGCTGCTCAAGGCCTTTGCAGCTTCTGTCGGCGGATCGGACAGCCTTATTAAAGCCATACGCAGGGCTGTGCCTGCCTTTTGACCGCCTAACCCTTTATCTGCCATAATGCCGGTCGCTGCCGCTAATTCTTCAAGGCTAATCCCCAATGTATTGGCCACAGGAGCTGCATACTGGAATGAATAACCCAAATCCTCAACCCCAGCTGCTGTTTTATTCGCGCTCATCGCCATGACATCGGCGACATGAGAAGCACCCGACGCTTCCATTGCAAAAGCATTCAGTGCCGAGGTAACAACTTCGGAGGTCATGGCCAGGTCCTCTCCTGAAGCTTCGGCGGCGGCTATGATACCAGGCATTGCACCCACGATAGCGTTCGTATCCATGCCCTTGGCGGCGATTTCGCCCATGGCCACGGCAACCTCACTGGCCGAAAGCGAGGACTTCGCTCCCAACTCAAGTGCTGTATCCTTAAGTTCGTTCAATTCCCTGCTTGAGGCTCCGGCTATGACTCCTACCTTGGTCATTTGCTGTTCAAAGTTCCCCGCCGTGGACAGAGAATTTATGGCAACCCCTGTAGCAGCCGCCGCACCAGCAACGGCTGCCATGGCCGCCGCACTTTTTGCCATAGCAGCTCCACCAGCCAGGGAACTCTTAAAATCATTCAGGCCTTTTTGCGCCATTTCAAGCTTTGCTAATTGCCTTGTCAGCCTCTTCGTTGCCTCTTCATACTGCTCTTGTTCGATTTTGCCTCTGCGAAAATCATTGTTCAGGGAATCCAGCGCACGTTGAGTTTGTCTTGCCTGGTTGCCTAAATCCGTTAAGCGATTGTTCACCCCGGAAAACGCATTGGAGAAGGAGCTGGCCAACTTTCCTCCAATCTGAAAACTCATTTCAAACGTTTTTCTAGCCATTTTCCTCCTCCTCAGCTAATGCCTCTCGCCATGCCTTTAGATCACGAAGGGTTTTTCTTTCCCAGTATTCAATGCTTGCATGAGTGATTGAGGCTAATTTAAAGTAGGCTCTGCGGAACTCTCTGGCTCCTCCGGCCGAGCCAACAATCCCATTAAAAAATTTCGCACAGTAAAGGTAACCTCCAAAAAATCAGGAGCTGATAACTTTTTTAGATCATCGGTAATGATTCCGGATGCTTTTGAGGCTATAATCAGCAAGACATTTTGGTTATAGACATTATCAAAGCCCCGCGGATCCCCGCCGGCGCGAATCTCCAAATCGGTTTGGAGAATGTCTTCACCGGTTAGTTCATCGAGTTTTAAATCTATCGTTTTAACTTCCTTGTCCTCTAAAGTTAGAGGTTTTATGAGCTTAATTTCCATTATGTTTCCCCCTTACATGCCCAGTGCTGTTCTAAGGTTTGCCAGATAGTCAATGCCATCCACGAGATAGATATAGTTGATTTTGTCCAGTTCAACCAGCGTTTTTCCCTCACGCTGAATCTTAATATAAAGCACTTCCAGTTCTGATGAGCCGTCATAGGTTGCCCCTTTTTCTGCCTTGCCAAGATCATTGGTTGTGGGTATTCCTTTCACGACGACCCGATTGGCCTTGAATTCGTGCCTGCCCTGAACTGCATTGTATTCCTGGTTCGCTAGGCGGCAATCGATCATCAGCACTTCCGGTTTTAGAAACTCCGTCAACTCACTTGTGATCATTTTCCAGTTGATTGTGAATTTCATGCTCTGAAAATGCCCGATATTGGGTGATTCATACTCTCCCGCTATACCGGCGCCGCTGACGGATTCCGTCATACTCTCAAAAGAAGGGAGTTGCAAATCAGCAGTTCCCTTCAGGTCTGCCGACCCATTCACATAAACCCTGAAATCATTCAATTTTTCCGGGATAATATTTTTCACTGAAGCTTCCCTCCTTTACACGGCAAATAATTGATTGTAATACGTTGCATCAAATTCCAGGGTGAATTCGATGCTCTCGGCCGGGGTGGGCTCAGCAAGGAAGACATGAAAACGAACGATGCCATTCAGGAGGTCCGTAATCGGATTTTCTTCGCTGCGGAATTCCACTCTGCCGCCTATCAGTGCCCCTTCTGCAGTCAGTCCATTAAGCCAAATATTCAAGTTGTCGACTACGGTGTCTATGAGGCGCCTATTGGTCGGATCGTCCACTTTTTGCCACGTTGTCAGGATAATGGTGTTAGCGACCCAGTTGTGCATCCGGCGGACAGGGATGAAGGAGTCTTTGACGTCGCTCACAGCCGGATACGTTCCCGTTCTATTCCCCCAAGCCCTCCATCCGCCAATAAAGTTGAGGGCTGTTACGATACCTTGTCCGTTTAAATAGGCAGCCTGGTCAGGTCCAAGGTTGATCTCTTTGCCATCCTCCAGCATCATCCTGTTCATCTGCAGCGCCTCATTGGATGGGCTTTTGTACGGTATATCGCCGTAGAGAGAATCTACATGATTCATCAAGCTGGCCAGCTGGGTTGATAGGTGAAACACATTATCCCCCAAAGCAATCTTGGGCCAGCATACGACTTCATTGGCTGCCGTATAGTTGTTTTGGTTTTTCCACTCCGCTACTTTGGTATAGTTGTTTGCTTCGGTAGAATCTACATCAACCAACGCTATGGCCTTAAAGTAGGTATTTATCACACCGACCTTAGCTTTCATTACTGCCTCGACCATGGGTTTTTTGCTGAATTTGGGGACGAGTAGGGTACCCGGAACCAAACCAAATTTCGGGAATACCGTATTCATCAACTCAAGCCCGGTCAAATCTCCGGTCTCTATATCCACGCCCCCGATGATGTCCGTTTCTGTAACTTTGCCGGGGTCAAGCCTGCTGTAGGATGCCCAAAGAGATGTCTGCTCCGCAGGAATTCCCCCTCCAGGGATTGGCGCAATGATGACTTTGCCTCCGTCATCAAATGAAGCTGTATAGTCAACATCTTTGATTAGCTCAGCTTCACTCACCTGGTTTAATTTCACCTTTAAAGTATCCAATAAGACACCCTCAACATTGATAGTGGCCTTTCCGTTTAAAACGTCTACAGTGCTGCCTGTAGCTTCCTCCACATGTGACGAGGGATCGAGCACGTTAATGAAAACAATGGGGGTCACGCCATACAAGCTAAACGCTGTATACATGGCTTCACATAAGGTATAGCTATCCCAGTCATTCGAATAGCCTAAGGCTTGTACGGCTTCAGAGTATGAATAGGCAAGCAAGGGTTTATTGACATACTCTTTTGATTCTGCCAAGTTAATGGGTGCGGTGCCGACAACAACCTGGAGCCCCGCCGTAGCCTCCACGGGAGAGATAATGGATGTTGGGACCTCACCGACATAGACACCATGTTTATAAGCCATTATTTCCTCACCCCACTAAAATACTTTTGTGCTTCTTGAAACCAAATCTGCTCCGGCGTTCCTTTTTGAACTACTTTCTTCTCAAATTCGGTTAATCGTTCAAGGGGGACAAACAAGCTTTTCAAGACCTTGTATTCTTCCATCTGCTCCTTTAAGTGTGGCGGATATCCATTCTTATACACGGTGTAGCGCGTGATCAATTTATTCGTTGGACCGACATAAATCAAGGCTGCTCCCTTTGTTTCAGGAACAGCCTTTTCCGGAGTTTCTTTTTTAGGCTTAGTAGTCAAAATGGTGTTCACTCCAATCTATTTGGACTTGGGGAATGTAAAAGCTCACTTCCATGGTTGTGTACCAATACGGAAAGGGCTGATCTTCAAAAAGATCGACCTTAATAGACCTTGTCAAGGAATAAGGGCCGATGACCTCAGCCTTCTTCAAGGCTATTTTGAGCCGTGTAGCGATGTTCAGAGGATCGCGCCAGCCGGTTTGTTCATCTTCACAATATGTGCCGATGATCACCCCGATCTTTACTTCGGTCGCTTCATTGTTATCATCCTCTTCGAGATATCTGACGATGATGAAAGGAAATTCGTTCGAGTCATCGCCTTTGTCTTTAGGCGGCAAATACCCGGCATAGACCTGCGGGGGCTTACCTGCGCCGGTTTTAGTAGCAAGGTCATACTCTGCAGCGGCCTTCTTAAAAAAGGCGACTAAGGAATCCACTAACTCAATCGGTGTCATTGTTTAAGCACCCTCTCAACCTCATGTTCCAGGCGTTTCTCTAACACTTCCCTCGCCGTTTCTTCCATCACCCTGATCCCGTCTTCATGCCCCATCATTTGAGGAACAGAAGGGCTATGCAGGCTGCGCAAGGGGAATCTGTTTTTGGTAACCCTGGTAAATACGTTGCGGTGGCGCCCGCGAACGGTCGTGATAAAAGAGCCCTTTACCATTCCCCCTGAAGAGCTTTTTTTGACCCTTAAATGGGCATAGCTCCCTTTCTTGGGTAAGGGTTTATTGGCTCGAACCTTAAAGTTGATACTTGAGATGGTTCTGTCTTTGGCATAAATATCGGCAACCATATCCGCCTGGTAGGCTTTTTTGATCTTAATTCTCCCGGTTAGATTGCTTGCTCCAATGAAGTATTCTTCTCGAACAAACTTTGAGACGGCGGATCGGCTCGCTTCAGCAGCACGGTTGATTGCCCTGACTGCAACTGCCGGGATTTGTTCCGGAAAATCTTTTAACTGTTCCTCAAGCTTTTGCAGCTGAGGAACAGTTAAATCAAAGCTCGTTTTCTTTCTCATATCGTCACCTTAGCTTTCGTGAGCTATGAGATTTATTTTTACTAAACCGGCTGCCTCAGATGCCCCTGTTACATAGTAATACTCACCGTCCAGTTTGAGCCTATACCCCACATTGGGCTTTTCGTAATCTGAGGACTTGACAAAGAGTGTAACGGAGCTGGTGAATATTCCCTGCATGGCGTTCTCTATCTCTACGGAGCGCCCAGAAAATTCTTCGAACCCATCTGAATCCACTATGGCCATCATTTCAACACCGTCAAGGGTATGGAGCTCTGCGAGCTCGTCCGCATTAAAAAAGGTGTTTAGGTCAGAGCGAACAAAGTCTTTAAAGCTGCTCAATTCAATCGCCGCCTTTGAGCTGATGCCATTCCAAATATTGAGCTATCCTCTCTTCGACGTTAGAAGCCGGCTCAATCCCCAATCCTTCTAATTTCGCTTTTTGAGCATTGGCTTTTAATTTTGCAAACTCCTCTGTGGTCAGTACATTATCCTCATCATCAAGTTCAGCGACTTTTAGTCTAATCAAGCGCTCTCCATCAACAGACGACAAGTTCCTAATAATATCGCCTTTTTTATAATCCTCTCCATTATGGCGAATTTTTCCGAGTGCAAGAACATCCATGATCCAAATCTCCTTCCTAGATAACCTTAGCCACAACCCAGCCGGCCACATTTGACGGGACCGCCAATGGTCGAGACAGCATCTGCAACCACCGCTGAGCCGGCTCAACCGTTACCCAGGATTGAGGCGTGATCTTGCCCATTACCCTAACAAATTGTTCAGTTCTTGGATCCATGATGACGTTAGCCCCATAATGGAAAGTGAACTTATCGCGAGTAGATAAAATGGCGATAGTCCCTTCAGGAATAAACGGCACATCTTCACCTTCATCATTCGTATAAGTCCCTGTATAGCTGTAGACATCAAGCCCTACATCGCGCAAGCGCCCATGATAGGTTACGCCATCGGGGAGTAATGTCGTGTCAATCACCCCGACATCTACCCCTCTGTTCTCTGCCAATTTTAAAACTTTGGGATGACGCATAATGGTGACGGCCGCATCGTAATCCGCTAAAACAATATTGGGGGTCGGTGCGTTCGCGTCCATGATTAACTTACGTTTCCCTGCCAAGAATGCGATAGGATCGGAATTCGGGTTGCTTAGGAGATCTTCTCCAGAGAGTGTGAAGACATTTTCAAAATCATAGTCGATGACCTGATTAACCCCTTCGCCTATCTGGGTTATCTTTCCTTGAAACATCAATTCTGCCGCCTGCTGGATTAAACGGCGTGTGATCGTCTCTTGCAGATCGACGATATCTTTTGCCAAAAGCTTTCGGGCCCGCACCTCCGGCTGGTCAGGGTTAATCAGGCTCTCCCCTGCGGCTCTTGTCTTAAGATCAATCGCGGTGATCGGCCGGGCCGGCTTAATCAGGGCTGGCTTGTATTGCTTTGCCATAAACCCGGTCCTCAAGATTACTTTGCCAGGCTGCAGTTCGGATACATAGGGTGCAATCGGCTTACTCCCTTTCATTGTCTGGATTTCAACACTTTCAGTCTCGAACGTTTCACCATCCTGGAAGAAAGTATTAAGAATATAGGTGCTGGGGGGCGGCAACTGGCCAATGACTTTTAAAAGGGTGGGAAAAGAATAAATATCTTTGATAGCCATGTGAAAACCTCCTATTTTACGACTCGTTTAGTGTAGATTTTAGCGGCATTCAGCGCCGCCTCATGAGTGGCAATGGTGTCAGTACCGCCAAAAATCAGGGCATCCCGGTTAAATTCCCCCGAAACATAAGCGGTAGCCCGCTGTTGGGCAGTGGTTGCATCAACTTCCTCATCAGCAAGCACACCAACCGGCACCTTCTCTTCGGCGGGTGTTGCCTCCGAATTGACAATTGTGCACACCCACATGCCCTCTTCCGTGAATCCGGTTCTTGCCAAGACTGTTCCGCGCTCGAATTTCGCATCCGTTGCCTGGTTAATGATAATAGACTGAGTGACAATAGGTTGTACCATTCCAGCAATTAGATTATCATATCCATCAATTTCATAAGCCGGCATTACTTTTTACCTCCCATCAGATTTTTAATTTCTTTCCCGATTTCGTCGGCCTCCGCTTGACACACAGCATCAGTATCCGGCGTTGCCGGGGCTTCATCCGGTGTGACTTGTCTAATTCCGCTATTTTCGCTGTCAGCCAACCGATCGGCTCCTTCTTTTGTCAAGCGCTCCTTTGAGGCCTTAACAATGTCCAGGGCCGCTTCCCCCGCTGCCCTTCCATCTTCAATTGCTTTTGCTACGATTTGGGACGCTCCCGGAGCGCCGGCCAAGGCATTGAGCTCGACTATACGATTCCGCTCCCGACTCATTCCTTGGTTCAATACTTGAGCATAAAGTTCGGGATGTTTTGCTTTCAGTTCCTCTAAATCCATGGTGGTATCCTCTCCTTTTGCACCTACAGGCGCTGTTTCTGGCTCTTTCATTTCAATCCCGAGGTTCGACGGCATGTTCATTTTCACAAGTTCGCTTCGAACTTTATTGATAACCACTTGAGGTAACTCAAAAGACTCCGATGCGCTATTGCTGACATTTATGGTTTCATCACTACTGAACATGATTTCATCCGCAAAGCCATGCTCTAGAGCCTTTTGTGCATTGAGATAGGTTTCTTTGTCCATAAGCTCAAGCAGCTCTTCCCGGCTTTTCCCTGTTTTAATCATATATGCATTGGTCGCAGCCTCATCTGTTGATAGCAGTAGTCCAGCCCGCTGACTGTGGATATGCCTATCGCCCTGTGAACCTATCGTTGAGTTGTGAATCATGATTTGTGCGGTAGGGGAAATACACAGCTTCTTTACCCCCATCGCCGCAACGGATGCTGCGCTTCCGGCCAGCCCGGTAATCTTCCCAACGGTATCTCCTGAATAATCCTTTAAGATAGTGAAAATTTCTGAACCAGCATGATATGATCCACCCCCAGAATTGATTAAAACCTCCACCTGCTCTCCGGCAGCTTCCTCTAAGGCCTTGCTAACCATCCCTGGGCTTGTAAACTCCATTCCGAGCCAACGGTAAATCATTGCATTGCTATCGCTTACAATAACTCCGTTAATCTTGATCTTTTTCTTCGTCGTTGCCACCTTTTACTTCACCCCCTTCCTCAAGCCCATATTGCTCACGGATCCTCTTTTCATAGGCGAGCTTTTGGATATTGCTCTCATACTCAGATCCGGTAAGCTCTGCCGCCTCCCTTTCGTGAGTGCTGTATCCATTGTTCACTCTGGCTATAGCAGCATTCACTTCCTTGACAGGATCTAATTGCCCCTGGGCCGGCCCGTGCCATTCAGCCCGAGTATAGGACTTAAACAACAGCGGATCATCAAAAATCCCCGGAGCATCAATCCGCCCTTTGATCACCGCTTCAACGAACCACTCTTCATAGATTGGCTGACAGAAATCCGCTGCTGTCCACGCTCTGCGCATGCGAAACATTTTCCAAGCTTCCAGCATGGCCGCCCTGGATGCCGAATACGAGTTCGTAAAATTTTTAAGCAGCAGCTCGTGAGGAATTTCTAGCGATGCTCCTATTTGCCGTAAAATAGCTGCTACAAATGGGTCAAATCCGGAATTCGGTCTACTCGGGTTAGCAAATACTGCCTTTTCGCCTGGCTCCAAAAATTGGATAGCGCCATTCCCTAGCCTCAAATCTTCGCCTATCGGGGGCAGTGGTTCACCAGTGGGGTTATCCGGAGGCAAGCCGAATTGATCCGGATCAGAGCTTTCCGATTCTATGAATACGGTAAACATTGCGCTGATAACCGCCGCCATCAGCTCCGCTTCTGTATACCGCTCCAATTGTTTTAATGATTCAATAATTGGCGCCAAAATCGGTACGCCTCGCCGTTGCTCCGGGCGCTCAGCCTCCATAAGGTGCAAAACATTGCGCCGGCCACTTTTCTTTCCAATGACTTCTACCCGGCTCCACTTAACCGGCGTAACAAAAGCCGATCCAGGATGTTTGTCAGCAAACCAATAGGCCGTAACCATTCCGTCAGCATCGATTTCAACACCATGACTGATCTTGCCATAGGTATTGGCCTCTTGGACCAAGGGGTTGCAGCAACGATCCGCCTCGATGACCCTTACGCGCAAATCATAGGTTGCATGTTTTCGGGGCAAAAGCGGTAAAAGCGCAAAGCAATCACCAGACATCATCTGTGATAAAAAGGCCAGCTGCTGTAGCTCATAGAAATTATGCAATCCCGCAGCGTCACAGTCTTTTGATTCTGCCCACAAAGCAAACTCCCGTTCAAGTTGTCGTTTCAATTCCCTTGCTTGACTATTTGACAAACGTAAAAAATCAGCATCAAAGGCCGGCTTCAGCTTTAACCCCGTGCCGATGATGTTCGTTCTCAGGGTTTTGAGCGCTCCGTTGGCCAGCGCGCCACCCATAAAGAGATCTCTTGCCCGGGGCCTGAGGTCATTAAGGTTTTGGTGGATGTCTTCCTCAGCATCTCCGGCAACCGGATTCCATGCGGTCATGGACTTTTTGCGCCGGCTTGCCCCGTGATCACCATAGCCCTGATTAAAAACCTCTTGAAGTGCTTTCTGTCGCGCAATCTCAGTTATGGCTTTTTCTCTTTTGAGGACTATGGATGGAGCAATCTTGCCCAGAAAACTTTCAAAGCGGCTCATAGATCAATCGGAATGTAGCGTCTGACCTTTTTAGGTAACCTGCCGTTTCGTTTGAGGTATTGAAGTCGCTCTACTTCTTTGCGCCAGTAGGTCACTCTTTCCCGGATCTGAGCCAAATTTGCTCGAGTCAACTCCCGGCTGCCGATTTTATAGCTTTGTCCTGTGGTTACGGATAATTCAGCGTTGAGCCACGCCTTTAAGTGCTCTTCTGCCTGCTCAAGTGTTATCGACATTCTCTTTCACCTCCTCTCAAGGTTTAAACGCTGCTTGATGTACCTCTCCGGCGCTTTGTTGGAGCCGCGGCAGGTGTTTTGACGATTGCACTATGAGTGCAAAACGGCTGCATGTTATCTAAATCAGGCTGTAATAATTCAATAGCTGCCCGGTTGTAAACCGCCAAGTCAAAC is part of the Desulfitobacterium chlororespirans DSM 11544 genome and encodes:
- a CDS encoding head maturation protease, ClpP-related → MATTKKKIKINGVIVSDSNAMIYRWLGMEFTSPGMVSKALEEAAGEQVEVLINSGGGSYHAGSEIFTILKDYSGDTVGKITGLAGSAASVAAMGVKKLCISPTAQIMIHNSTIGSQGDRHIHSQRAGLLLSTDEAATNAYMIKTGKSREELLELMDKETYLNAQKALEHGFADEIMFSSDETINVSNSASESFELPQVVINKVRSELVKMNMPSNLGIEMKEPETAPVGAKGEDTTMDLEELKAKHPELYAQVLNQGMSRERNRIVELNALAGAPGASQIVAKAIEDGRAAGEAALDIVKASKERLTKEGADRLADSENSGIRQVTPDEAPATPDTDAVCQAEADEIGKEIKNLMGGKK
- a CDS encoding phage major tail tube protein, translating into MKNIIPEKLNDFRVYVNGSADLKGTADLQLPSFESMTESVSGAGIAGEYESPNIGHFQSMKFTINWKMITSELTEFLKPEVLMIDCRLANQEYNAVQGRHEFKANRVVVKGIPTTNDLGKAEKGATYDGSSELEVLYIKIQREGKTLVELDKINYIYLVDGIDYLANLRTALGM
- a CDS encoding phage tail protein, with the translated sequence MRKKTSFDLTVPQLQKLEEQLKDFPEQIPAVAVRAINRAAEASRSAVSKFVREEYFIGASNLTGRIKIKKAYQADMVADIYAKDRTISSINFKVRANKPLPKKGSYAHLRVKKSSSGGMVKGSFITTVRGRHRNVFTRVTKNRFPLRSLHSPSVPQMMGHEDGIRVMEETAREVLEKRLEHEVERVLKQ
- a CDS encoding major capsid protein; its protein translation is MAIKDIYSFPTLLKVIGQLPPPSTYILNTFFQDGETFETESVEIQTMKGSKPIAPYVSELQPGKVILRTGFMAKQYKPALIKPARPITAIDLKTRAAGESLINPDQPEVRARKLLAKDIVDLQETITRRLIQQAAELMFQGKITQIGEGVNQVIDYDFENVFTLSGEDLLSNPNSDPIAFLAGKRKLIMDANAPTPNIVLADYDAAVTIMRHPKVLKLAENRGVDVGVIDTTLLPDGVTYHGRLRDVGLDVYSYTGTYTNDEGEDVPFIPEGTIAILSTRDKFTFHYGANVIMDPRTEQFVRVMGKITPQSWVTVEPAQRWLQMLSRPLAVPSNVAGWVVAKVI
- a CDS encoding head decoration protein, which codes for MPAYEIDGYDNLIAGMVQPIVTQSIIINQATDAKFERGTVLARTGFTEEGMWVCTIVNSEATPAEEKVPVGVLADEEVDATTAQQRATAYVSGEFNRDALIFGGTDTIATHEAALNAAKIYTKRVVK
- a CDS encoding phage tail sheath family protein, encoding MAYKHGVYVGEVPTSIISPVEATAGLQVVVGTAPINLAESKEYVNKPLLAYSYSEAVQALGYSNDWDSYTLCEAMYTAFSLYGVTPIVFINVLDPSSHVEEATGSTVDVLNGKATINVEGVLLDTLKVKLNQVSEAELIKDVDYTASFDDGGKVIIAPIPGGGIPAEQTSLWASYSRLDPGKVTETDIIGGVDIETGDLTGLELMNTVFPKFGLVPGTLLVPKFSKKPMVEAVMKAKVGVINTYFKAIALVDVDSTEANNYTKVAEWKNQNNYTAANEVVCWPKIALGDNVFHLSTQLASLMNHVDSLYGDIPYKSPSNEALQMNRMMLEDGKEINLGPDQAAYLNGQGIVTALNFIGGWRAWGNRTGTYPAVSDVKDSFIPVRRMHNWVANTIILTTWQKVDDPTNRRLIDTVVDNLNIWLNGLTAEGALIGGRVEFRSEENPITDLLNGIVRFHVFLAEPTPAESIEFTLEFDATYYNQLFAV